A portion of the Zootoca vivipara chromosome 6, rZooViv1.1, whole genome shotgun sequence genome contains these proteins:
- the GRHL3 gene encoding grainyhead-like protein 3 homolog: protein MSNEIDFRSVRFLKNDGMGFQKYPYANEDEAWKSYLENPLTAATKAMMRVNGDDDSVAALSLLYDYYMVPKEKRILPSGTTGRNELGKRHCHGMEYEPEISSFENSTHIMKLLAENVSMNQEYLDVPKKNGLGMEGMPSPHKPPALPPGPSKLEASPENYMLTSGDVYDNSSLSSLFDAIHVAPPQQRWQPDSTFKEDPQESLIFNDILKSQTDAPCSESYSANDAKSDFEYMLGSPKAIHIKSGDSPMAYLNKGQFYPVTLRTAAEAKCLHLSSNKVKSVVMVVFDNEKIPMEQLKFWKHWHSRQPTAKQRVIDVADCKENFNTVQHIEEVAYNALSFVWNIAEEAKVFIGVNCLSTDFSSQKGVKGVPLNLQIDTYDYSTGTNRLIHRAVCQIKIFCDKGAERKMRDDERKQFRRKGKCLDANNNGLKSCLVSGFRGNEITYLKPQADLETQPVLFIPNVHFSNLQRCGTALPTAGVPHDSSRLPLKRSCPSFPDEFDPLASKQAKEEDPQRVLLYVRRESEEVFDALMLKTPDLKGLRNAISEKYGLPEESIYKVYKKCKRGILVNMDNNIIQHYSNHMAFLLDVVEAEDKFQVTLKEL from the exons TTTTAGGTCTGTGCGCTTTCTGAAGAATGACGGGATGGGCTTCCAGAAATACCCCTATGCGAATGAAGACGAGGCTTGGAAGAGCTACCTGGAGAACCCTCTGACAGCAGCCACCAAGGCTATGATGAGGGTGAATGGCGATGACGACAGCGTGGCTGCCCTGAGTCTTCTCTATGACTATTACATG GTTCCAAAGGAGAAGAGGATCCTTCCATCTGGAACAACGGGGCGCAATGAACTTGGGAAGAG GCACTGCCACGGGATGGAGTACGAACCCGAGATTTCCTCCTTTGAAAACTCCACTCACATCATGAAGCTCCTGGCCGAAAATGTTTCCATGAACCAAGAGTATCTCGACGTGCCCAAGAAGAATGGCTTAGGGATGGAGGGCATGCCCTCTCCTCACaagccccctgccctgcccccaggccCCAGCAAGCTGGAAGCTAGTCCCGAGAACTATATGCTAACCTCGGGGGATGTGTATGACAACAGCTCACTCAGTTCCCTCTTTGACGCGATCCACGTGGCTCCGCCGCAGCAGAGGTGGCAACCGGACAGCACATTCAAAGAAGACCCTCAGGAG TCGTTGATCTTCAATGATATCCTGAAGTCCCAGACAGATGCACCGTGCTCAGAGAGTTATTCTGCCAATGATGCCAAGAG tGACTTTGAATATATGTTGGGATCCCCTAAAGCTATTCACATCAAATCGGGTGACTCACCCATGGCCTACCTCAACAAAGGACAGTTCTACCCAGTCACGCTGCGGACAGCTGCAGAAGCAAAATGTTTACACCTGTCCTCTAATAAAGTGAAG aGTGTCGTGATGGTGGTTTTTGACAATGAAAAAATTCCAATGGAGCAGCTCAAGTTCTGGAAGCACTGGCATTCACGTCAACCTACAGCTAAACAGAGAGTCATCGATGTCG CTGACTGTAAAGAGAATTTCAATACTGTGCAGCATATTGAGGAGGTGGCTTACAACGCCTTGTCCTTCGTCTGGAACATTGCTGAAGAAGCAAAG GTGTTTATCGGCGTGAACTGCTTGAGCACAGATTTCTCCTCCCAGAAAGGTGTGAAGGGAGTCCCTTTGAACCTCCAGATAGACACTTATGACTACAGTACTGGGACGAACCGGCTTATTCATCGAGCTGTCTGCCAGATCAAAATATTCTGTGATAAG GGAGCAGAAAGGAAAATGCGGGACGATGAACGCAAGCAGTTcaggaggaagggaaaatgcCTGGACGCCAATAACAATG gTCTGAAAAGCTGTTTGGTTTCAGGCTTCCGAGGCAACGAAATCACGTATCTCAAGCCACAGGCTGACTTGGAAACCCAGCCCGTCCTGTTTATTCCAAACGTCCACTTTTCAAACCTCCAGAGATGTGGAACG GCATTACCCACCGCTGGTGTTCCACATGACTCTAGCAG GTTGCCTTTAAAGAGGAGCTGCCCTTCATTTCCTGATGAATTTGACCCTTTAGCTTCAAAGCAAGCCAAAGAGGAAGACCCTCAACGAG TCTTGCTCTATGTACGAAGAGAATCGGAGGAGGTTTTTGATGCTCTCATGCTGAAGACGCCAGACCTCAAAGGCCTGAGGAATGCT atttcagaaaaataCGGTCTGCCTGAAGAAAGCATCTATAAAGTCTATAAAAAATGCAAGCGCGG